Proteins encoded in a region of the Lepeophtheirus salmonis chromosome 6, UVic_Lsal_1.4, whole genome shotgun sequence genome:
- the LOC121120148 gene encoding soma ferritin: protein MAQQIRQNYDPECEDLINKQINMELYAFYSYLSMGAYFSRDDVALDGFAKFFYISASEETRHAQKLIDYQHLRGGKVVFETVQTPSVQSWDSPVDAMEAALNLEKNVNASLLHIHSVAAEKDDAQLCDFLESEYLKEQVEGIKSIGTLLTRMKRVGPGVGIHLIDEELKRSSTGHSPSNY, encoded by the coding sequence ATGGCTCAACAAATCCGACAAAATTACGATCCAGAGTGTGAAGAtctcataaataaacaaatcaatatggagttatatgcattttattcatatttatcgATGGGAGCATATTTTTCACGAGATGATGTAGCCCTTGATGGATTTGCtaaatttttctacatttcCGCATCTGAAGAAACAAGGCATGCTCAAAAATTGATAGACTACCAACATTTGAGGGGAGGAAAAGTGGTTTTTGAGACTGTTCAAACCCCTTCAGTGCAGTCATGGGACTCTCCAGTTGATGCAATGGAAGCAGCActcaatttggaaaaaaacgtAAATGCATCTCTTTTACATATCCATAGTGTTGCGGCGGAGAAGGACGATGCTCAGCTCTGTGACTTTTTAGAGTCCGAGTACTTGAAGGAGCAAGTGGAAGGGATCAAGAGTATTGGAACACTATTAACTCGAATGAAACGTGTTGGACCGGGCGTGGGTATACATTTGATTGATGAAGAACTCAAGAGAAGTTCAACCGGTCATTCCCCAagtaattattga